The genomic stretch CGGGGAAAGATTGAGAATATGGGGATTGGCCGCCTGCTTCAGGTGCGGGATACAGGCCCTGCTCATAAAGAAGGTACCGCGAACATTGATCTCGTGCATCAGCCCCCATCGCTTGAACTCCGTGTCTTCCGTAGCCGTCAGGCTGATAGCGCTGGCATTGTTGACCAGGACATCTATCCTGCCAAAGCGCTGTACCGTAGCTTCCACTACCTGCTGGATACTCTCTTCATAACGGATATCTCCCTGCAAAGGCAATACATCGCTGGCGCCGGCCTGGCTGATCTCCTCGGCGGCGGTAAAGATTGTGCCCTCCAGTTTGGGATGTGGTTCGGCAGTTTTACCTACAATGGCAATATTGGCGCCTTCGGCGGCCAGGCGGAGGGCAATGGCCTTTCCGATGCCGCGGCTCCCGCCGGTGATAAGGACTGTTTGCTGTTGAAAGCTCATATGACAGGCTTTTAATTGGTGGTTATACACTCAATTTAAGTATAAATGTGCTTGGTTATGAGCACAATTGCTACAAAAAAGTAGTTGTACGAGTTAACTGCTAAGTAGTTTTACGCAAGGGCTGGTAATTCATGAAATCTTAAAATAAAGCAAATATGCTCTTGCCTCCAGGGCCGTTTGATTTTATGTTTGTAGTGTTGATTGATTGATACAAGGCACCAATATCCAAGCGAAAAACCAGTTTAAATCCGAGTTCTTTTTGAAAAGCCAGTTCCTTTTAAGAAATCCAATATCTCTGAGTGACCATTGCCTGCATCTTTCAGTGAACGATTAAGAAAATCCAATGCCCGCTTTATCCATGATCCTACGAAACGACAGTAAAATTTGTACCTATTGATGACCCCGCTCTGTTGGTTTAGGTTTCGTACAAAGTTCTTGAACAGTCCTGGAGTATTCCGGGACTGTTCGTTTTTAGGCCCTGCCACCCGGTTTGCGGTTAATTTTCCAATTCAGGAACTCTTTAGGCTGCGGATCGTTATTATGCTTGTAATTCTGGCAATGCCGTAAATTTGCAGGAATTTATAGTTTGTATGAGTGAAGTAATTACCCCAACGCTCACCGCGAAGGATTTTTCCACCGACCAGGAAGTACGCTGGTGCCCCGGTTGTGGAGATTATTCCATCCTCGCGCAGGTGCAGAAGATCATGCCGGGATTGGGCGTTCCGAGAGAGAATATTGCCATCATTTCCGGGATCGGCTGCAGCAGCCGTTTCCCTTATTATATGAATACCTATGGGATGCACTCGATCCACGGCCGGGCCACGGCCATTGCCAGCGGCCTTAAAGCCGCCCGCCCGGAGCTGAGCGTCTGGATCGTTACCGGTGATGGCGACGGCCTGAGTATTGGCGGCAACCATACCATCCACCTGCTGCGCCGTAATTTTGATGTGAACATCATGTTGTTCAATAACCAGATCTACGGCCTGACCAAAGGACAGTATTCCCCCACCTCAGAAGCGCAGAAAGTGACAAAATCAACTCCTTTCGGCAGCCTGGACCATCCTTTCAATCCCCTGGCCCTGGCCATGGGTGCAGACGCTACTTTTATTGCACGCAGTATGGACCGTGACCCCAAGCACCTGCAGGAGGCCCTGGTCCGCAGCCATAAGCATAAAGGCGCTTCCTTCCTGGAGATCTACCAGAACTGTAATATCTTCAATGACGGGGCTTTTGAGCCTTTCACGGAGAAAGCTACCAAACCTGACAATACCCTTTTCCTGGAACAGGGCAAACCCCTGGTCTTTGGCGCCCAGCGCAACAAAGGCATCCGGCTGGATGGATTCCGTCCTGCAGTAGTGGAATTAGGGGAACAGTTCTCTGCAGACGACTGCTGGATCCATGATGAAGCTGATTTCTACAAAGCCCAGATCCTGGTGCGTATGTTTGACGATCCCCGCGTGGAAGGTCATCTGCCCAGGCCTTTCGGCGTGTTCTATGAAACAGACCGCCCCTGTTATGAAGAAATGATGGACCTGCAGATTGAAGAAGTGATCCGGACCAAAGGTCCCGGCGATCTCGACAAGCTGCTTCGTGGCAGGGAAACATGGTCCATTGCCTGATCGGAATCAAATCATTTTTTATAAAACAAAGTCCCGTTACTGACGGGACTTTTTATTTCATCTGGTAACCGGACATCTTCGGACTACTTTCTGTTGGTTATTTATAATGCAAAAAAAAGCCAGCGATGGAAATCGCCGGCATGTGCTTACCTCTGAAACCACAAAAAGAAAGAAGTTTAGCAATATGTTGTGTTTACTATTGTCAAGTCTATATAAGTTCCCATTAAGTGTATTGGATTCTTCCTGCGGGGAAGAGAGCATGCAGCCTTGCTGCATGGCATAGGATGTTCGAAGCTGTCATAGGAAGCTCCGGCTTTGGACTGTCAACACCATTCAGCATTAACAGCGGGAGGCTTGGCCAGATAGCAAATTGCCATCAATGACCTTGGCCATCGGGGGTAGTTTCAACAGTTGAGGTAAGTGATTTTATTTACAAGGGTTGGATACTATGATCACGAGTTCATTGGAATCCTGCTTGAAATAAGGGAAATTGGATGCGGTTGGAGATGAGGAGATTGGATAGTATAGGGGGTGCTTTGTCGGTGAGGGTTATGGTTCAGCGCATAAGCAGGGTAAAAGTAATCACTGTTTTCTTAAAAATCAATATTTTTTGTAAGATTTTTTAAGAAGCAAGAGATCAGGTACTATAATTTGATCAATTATCTGACACTGAACGCTGTTTAACCTTCAACACTACCTACTTTCCATGAGCAGCATTTCTTTACCGGCTGCTTTAAATACTTTTTCGCGTTTATAATCATACCACCACCTGGGGGCGGTCCTTTTCATCAGTGTGTCTATTCCCCGCATGCCAAACAGGTTCCAGGCGCCTTTCAGCTTACCGCCTACAGAGTTTTGCAGGGCCCGCAGGCTCATGGCAAAGCCGCTGTCCAGGTACTCCATATGGTGCCAGTAGCCGGCAGGCATGAACAGGGTATCCCCATGGTTCAGCACCACTTCATATCCCTGCGCCAGCTTTACCGCCGGGTACTGCTGGTAATCCAGTTTCCCGCTCTCCAGGTAATAGTTGGAGAAGTCGGCCATGCTCAGCACTTCAAATGGTTTACGGTAGAGCTTGTGTTGTTCCTCATAGGGGAATAACAGGACCTTC from Candidatus Pseudobacter hemicellulosilyticus encodes the following:
- a CDS encoding NAD(P)-dependent oxidoreductase, giving the protein MSFQQQTVLITGGSRGIGKAIALRLAAEGANIAIVGKTAEPHPKLEGTIFTAAEEISQAGASDVLPLQGDIRYEESIQQVVEATVQRFGRIDVLVNNASAISLTATEDTEFKRWGLMHEINVRGTFFMSRACIPHLKQAANPHILNLSPPINLDPKWFSRHLAYTMSKYGMSMVVLGLAEELRPHRIAANALWPKTTIATAAVQNLLGGDQLIQRSRVPAIVADAAYHILRRPSAECTGNFFIDEEVLAAEGVRDFTNYAVNPEQKLMKDLFL
- a CDS encoding 2-oxoacid:ferredoxin oxidoreductase subunit beta, producing MSEVITPTLTAKDFSTDQEVRWCPGCGDYSILAQVQKIMPGLGVPRENIAIISGIGCSSRFPYYMNTYGMHSIHGRATAIASGLKAARPELSVWIVTGDGDGLSIGGNHTIHLLRRNFDVNIMLFNNQIYGLTKGQYSPTSEAQKVTKSTPFGSLDHPFNPLALAMGADATFIARSMDRDPKHLQEALVRSHKHKGASFLEIYQNCNIFNDGAFEPFTEKATKPDNTLFLEQGKPLVFGAQRNKGIRLDGFRPAVVELGEQFSADDCWIHDEADFYKAQILVRMFDDPRVEGHLPRPFGVFYETDRPCYEEMMDLQIEEVIRTKGPGDLDKLLRGRETWSIA